AGGAATGGTAACGCGTAGCCTCAAAAGGATTGGGTATGCCGCGAAAAATGGTCTTCTGATTATGATAAATAAAAGAGGTCTTCCCGTGCATAAGTTTTTTTGCGCCTATAATACGGCCTGCGTATACGAAACCTAAACATTGATGGCCCAGACACACTCCTAATATAGGAATTTTACCTGCAAATTCTCTGATCACATCACAGGAAATACCTGCGTCTTCCGGCCTGCCAGGCCCCGGTGAAATAACAACTCTGGCCGGCCCAAGCTTCTTAATCTTATTTATAGTTATCTTGTCGTTTCTAAATACCTTGATATTTGCACCCAATTCCCCTAAATACTGGACGAGATTATAGGTAAAGGAATCATAATTATCAATCATTAAAATCATTCTTTCTCTCTCCAAATTCTTGCGCCCAGTCCTTGTAATTTCTCCTCCATATTCTCATATC
This Pseudomonadota bacterium DNA region includes the following protein-coding sequences:
- a CDS encoding aminodeoxychorismate/anthranilate synthase component II; protein product: MILMIDNYDSFTYNLVQYLGELGANIKVFRNDKITINKIKKLGPARVVISPGPGRPEDAGISCDVIREFAGKIPILGVCLGHQCLGFVYAGRIIGAKKLMHGKTSFIYHNQKTIFRGIPNPFEATRYHSLIVEKKTLPECLEITAWTKENEIMGLKHKNHPLWGVQFHPESILTKPGKDILANFLWCMKV